One window of Neptuniibacter halophilus genomic DNA carries:
- a CDS encoding class I SAM-dependent methyltransferase: MAQNFPDTDSLADDKAEDLKVCQCLTCGLVQLDCEPVAYFQEVIRAAAFSDEMKAFRLKQFARFIEAYQLAGKRILEVGAGAGEYLDLMQEQGVDAWGIEAGVGAGHHPRISKSYLDSDSKLLDGAPYDGFFCLNFLEHMPDLKGSLRAIASNLKPGATGLIEVPNFDMILEKKLFSEFIRDHLFYFTETTLVTLLQQTGFEVLSCKPVWHDYSLSAIVKKRSTINLTPLINAKSQIERSVDSFTRQFRQKEIVIWGAGHQALAVINMLQLKHKVACVVDSATFKQNKYTPGSHIPIYSPQRIHGEEIKAVIVMAASYSDEVAAILRRDYRPELRVAVLRDDGLEEV, translated from the coding sequence ATGGCGCAAAACTTTCCGGATACAGATAGCCTTGCCGATGATAAAGCGGAAGATCTGAAGGTCTGTCAGTGTCTGACTTGCGGGCTGGTTCAACTGGATTGCGAGCCCGTTGCATACTTTCAGGAAGTCATCCGGGCGGCGGCATTTTCTGATGAGATGAAAGCCTTCAGGCTAAAACAGTTCGCCCGGTTTATCGAAGCTTATCAGTTGGCAGGCAAACGGATTCTTGAGGTCGGCGCCGGAGCAGGAGAGTATCTTGATCTGATGCAGGAGCAGGGCGTGGATGCCTGGGGAATCGAAGCGGGAGTCGGCGCAGGGCACCACCCAAGAATCAGCAAATCCTACCTCGATAGTGATAGCAAGCTTTTAGATGGTGCTCCTTATGACGGCTTTTTTTGCCTGAACTTTCTGGAGCATATGCCGGATCTGAAAGGTAGCCTGCGCGCAATCGCATCAAACCTGAAACCCGGTGCGACGGGGCTCATAGAAGTACCCAATTTCGATATGATTCTGGAGAAAAAACTTTTCTCCGAGTTTATCCGCGACCATCTGTTCTATTTCACCGAGACCACCCTTGTCACACTGCTACAGCAAACCGGCTTTGAGGTGCTCAGTTGTAAACCTGTCTGGCATGACTACTCCCTCTCTGCCATCGTGAAAAAAAGATCCACCATCAACCTTACCCCCCTGATCAATGCAAAAAGCCAGATTGAACGGTCTGTTGACAGCTTCACCCGACAGTTCAGACAGAAAGAGATCGTGATATGGGGTGCCGGCCATCAGGCACTTGCGGTGATTAATATGCTGCAGTTGAAGCATAAGGTCGCCTGTGTAGTAGATTCGGCCACCTTTAAACAGAACAAGTACACCCCCGGAAGCCATATCCCAATTTATTCACCACAGAGAATCCATGGTGAAGAGATTAAGGCCGTTATTGTAATGGCGGCCAGCTACTCCGATGAGGTCGCTGCTATTCTTCGTCGTGACTACCGGCCCGAACTACGTGTCGCCGTACTCCGTGACGACGGTCTGGAGGAGGTCTGA
- a CDS encoding NUDIX domain-containing protein has product MKPLDSAIAQIDASIENPTQGIGEDLFHLVSRLTPIINVDLLIRNPQGEILLTWRQDQFYGPGWHIPGGVIRFKETIAERIHAVAKSELDAQVRSNYLPLMVQEVMNHTRDTRGHFISLLYECTLLSELDEKMSFNADKPANNQWRWHKERPDNLIEVHRRIYSQVFN; this is encoded by the coding sequence ATGAAACCGCTGGATTCAGCGATCGCCCAAATCGATGCATCGATAGAGAACCCGACTCAGGGAATTGGTGAAGATCTGTTTCACCTTGTCAGCCGCCTGACGCCTATCATCAATGTCGACCTGCTGATCAGAAATCCACAGGGTGAGATTCTCCTGACCTGGCGTCAGGATCAGTTTTACGGACCAGGCTGGCACATACCCGGGGGCGTCATCCGCTTCAAAGAGACTATAGCTGAAAGAATTCATGCGGTTGCTAAAAGCGAGCTGGATGCTCAGGTACGCAGTAATTATCTACCGCTAATGGTTCAGGAGGTGATGAATCACACCCGTGATACACGGGGACACTTCATCTCACTCCTGTATGAGTGCACCTTACTCAGCGAACTGGATGAAAAGATGAGCTTTAACGCAGATAAGCCCGCAAATAACCAATGGCGCTGGCACAAAGAACGCCCAGACAATTTAATTGAAGTGCACCGCAGAATTTATTCTCAGGTTTTTAACTAG
- a CDS encoding NAD-dependent epimerase/dehydratase family protein, which produces MREYYFNIPTAELDEVLSHTQIWSELKDQHLLITGGTGFFGRWILASILRANDTLKLNIHATVITRAPKGFVQAFPEAHDKCFNFKYGDLRYTLLPVANYSHVLHLATDSIANQPAAHLGLTDSVITGTRRVLDHVANCCPQAKVLYVSSGAVYGPLPDGEIHTPETYTGAPPPESPQAFMSSAKRMAEQLCSLYSNTKGLDVKIARCFSFAGPHMPMQSYFAFGNFIHDAVQDKPIAINGDGTPIRAYLYAGDLTAWLWTILDKGEPCRPYNVGSDQQINLKELATTISSLISDEGSVKVTSKVTGAAPSRYVPDISRATNELGLSAWTDLQSTILRTAHWYQSFGETLVERDQNSPRTLVMDIDGVIANIAPDNDYNLSTPRQHNIEKLNRLYDAGHKIILFTARGYVTGIDWREVTEQQMERWGVKYHELHLGKPAADIYVDDRMVPLEMFPSLAE; this is translated from the coding sequence ATGAGGGAGTACTACTTCAATATTCCCACAGCAGAGCTTGATGAAGTGCTGTCACACACACAGATTTGGTCTGAACTGAAAGATCAACATCTGCTGATCACCGGCGGCACCGGCTTTTTTGGCCGCTGGATTCTGGCTTCCATTCTTCGGGCAAACGATACCCTTAAACTGAATATCCATGCCACAGTTATCACCCGCGCTCCAAAAGGCTTTGTTCAGGCATTTCCTGAAGCACACGATAAATGCTTCAACTTTAAATATGGCGACCTGCGGTATACGCTACTGCCGGTAGCGAATTACTCTCATGTACTGCATCTGGCAACCGACTCGATTGCCAACCAACCCGCGGCACATCTCGGCCTGACCGATTCAGTCATCACCGGAACCCGAAGAGTGCTCGATCATGTTGCCAACTGTTGCCCTCAGGCTAAAGTGCTCTATGTCAGTTCCGGCGCAGTTTATGGCCCTTTACCGGACGGAGAAATACACACACCGGAAACCTATACAGGCGCACCACCTCCGGAGTCTCCCCAGGCCTTTATGTCCTCAGCAAAGAGAATGGCAGAACAGCTCTGCTCTCTGTACAGCAATACGAAGGGACTGGATGTCAAAATCGCCCGCTGCTTCTCCTTCGCCGGACCTCACATGCCCATGCAATCCTACTTTGCATTCGGTAACTTTATTCACGATGCTGTTCAGGATAAACCCATCGCGATTAATGGTGATGGCACTCCCATCCGCGCTTACCTATATGCAGGCGATCTTACCGCCTGGTTATGGACCATTCTGGATAAAGGTGAGCCGTGCCGTCCTTATAATGTTGGCTCAGATCAACAGATTAACCTCAAAGAGTTAGCGACCACCATTTCTTCTCTGATATCAGATGAGGGCTCTGTTAAGGTCACCTCCAAAGTCACCGGCGCAGCTCCGTCACGCTATGTTCCTGATATATCCAGAGCCACGAATGAGCTGGGACTCTCCGCCTGGACAGATCTGCAAAGTACGATCTTACGCACGGCTCACTGGTATCAATCCTTTGGTGAGACGCTGGTTGAGCGTGACCAGAACTCCCCCCGGACTCTGGTCATGGACATCGACGGCGTGATTGCCAACATTGCACCCGACAATGACTATAACCTTTCAACACCAAGGCAACACAATATCGAAAAACTCAATCGCCTTTATGATGCCGGGCACAAGATTATCCTTTTTACCGCACGTGGCTATGTCACTGGCATCGACTGGCGTGAGGTCACCGAGCAACAGATGGAACGTTGGGGTGTGAAATACCATGAACTGCATCTGGGAAAACCCGCAGCGGATATCTATGTGGATGACCGCATGGTCCCGTTGGAAATGTTTCCCTCTTTAGCTGAGTAA
- a CDS encoding thiamine pyrophosphate-binding protein — MNRKIRLADYVFQFLAEKNSEHVFLLPGGGAMHLVDAAGQTEGLSVIPCHHEQAAGISAEAHGRIKGRPGVALVTTGPGATNIVTPVAGAWIESVPMIIISGQAKRADLIGDSGVRQKGVQEVNIVEMVKSVTKYAVTITEPMQIRQHLEQAWHLATSGRQGPVWLDIPLDVQASMIETEQLEGWQAPPELVSYQTDLACDSIINQLSKAHRPLLMIGHGVRLSGAADILQALYERLKIPVATTWNAMDMIPYDHPLNAGKPGSVALRGANFAVQNCDLLIAIGARLDPVVTAYSAENFARSATRIVVDIDQAELDKLQAHDFTVFRADAREVLLKLLDQSSRQPTPDWSEWVSTCKNWKQRYPINDGKAFPDKGEISSYHLTEALSDALPENQLITTGSSGLAVEAFYTAFRNKPGQRIMLTSGLGSMGYGLPAAIGACLANGRKPMVAIESDGSLQLNLQELSTLASLQLPVCMFIMNNAGYASIRNTQRNYFDSRFVGTGAEAGLLIPDILAVAEAIGLKTQRITCVEKLEAGIKEALQTQGPLICDVTLISDETLWPKSAALPQKDGSMLSMPLEDMSPLLSLEELKENMCVPLHPASLSARQDGTE, encoded by the coding sequence ATGAACAGGAAAATCCGGCTCGCCGATTATGTGTTTCAATTTTTAGCCGAGAAGAACAGCGAGCATGTATTCCTGCTACCCGGCGGTGGCGCCATGCATCTGGTGGATGCAGCAGGACAAACTGAAGGACTCAGTGTTATTCCCTGCCACCATGAGCAAGCTGCCGGCATTTCCGCAGAAGCTCACGGCCGGATCAAAGGGAGGCCCGGCGTAGCGCTGGTAACCACCGGCCCCGGGGCCACTAACATTGTTACTCCGGTTGCCGGTGCCTGGATTGAGTCTGTGCCCATGATTATCATCTCCGGACAGGCTAAACGCGCTGATCTGATCGGTGACAGCGGGGTACGCCAGAAAGGCGTACAGGAAGTGAACATTGTTGAGATGGTCAAATCTGTCACTAAGTATGCCGTGACAATCACCGAGCCCATGCAGATCAGGCAGCACCTTGAACAAGCCTGGCATCTGGCCACCAGTGGACGACAAGGCCCTGTCTGGCTCGATATCCCGCTGGATGTTCAGGCCAGCATGATAGAGACAGAACAGTTAGAAGGCTGGCAGGCACCACCGGAATTGGTTTCTTATCAAACTGATCTGGCTTGTGACAGCATTATCAATCAGCTCAGCAAAGCTCATCGGCCATTACTGATGATCGGTCACGGCGTCCGCCTCTCCGGTGCCGCTGATATCCTGCAAGCTCTTTATGAGCGCCTGAAAATCCCGGTCGCCACGACCTGGAACGCCATGGACATGATCCCCTACGATCACCCGCTTAACGCCGGGAAACCGGGATCTGTCGCACTGCGTGGCGCTAACTTCGCGGTACAGAACTGCGACCTCCTGATTGCAATAGGCGCAAGACTTGATCCGGTAGTGACTGCTTACTCAGCAGAAAACTTTGCCCGTTCAGCCACGCGTATTGTGGTTGATATCGATCAGGCCGAACTGGACAAACTTCAGGCGCATGATTTCACCGTTTTCAGGGCAGACGCCAGAGAAGTCCTGCTGAAACTATTGGATCAGTCTTCCCGTCAGCCAACACCAGACTGGTCAGAATGGGTCAGTACCTGCAAAAACTGGAAACAAAGATACCCCATTAATGACGGGAAGGCCTTTCCTGATAAGGGAGAGATAAGCAGTTACCACCTTACCGAAGCGCTGTCAGACGCTCTGCCAGAAAACCAACTGATTACCACCGGCAGCTCGGGTCTGGCTGTTGAAGCGTTCTATACTGCATTTCGAAACAAACCCGGCCAGCGAATTATGCTCACGTCGGGACTAGGATCCATGGGTTACGGTTTACCCGCTGCTATTGGCGCCTGTCTGGCAAACGGTCGCAAACCGATGGTGGCCATTGAAAGCGATGGCAGCCTGCAGCTCAATCTGCAGGAACTGAGCACACTGGCTTCTCTGCAACTGCCCGTCTGTATGTTCATCATGAACAACGCAGGCTATGCCTCAATTCGTAACACCCAGCGAAACTACTTTGATAGCCGCTTTGTTGGCACAGGGGCTGAAGCGGGTTTACTGATCCCGGATATACTCGCCGTGGCCGAGGCAATAGGTCTTAAAACCCAGCGCATCACTTGCGTAGAGAAACTCGAGGCAGGCATCAAAGAAGCACTGCAAACTCAGGGCCCGCTGATCTGTGATGTTACCCTGATATCGGATGAAACCCTGTGGCCAAAATCAGCCGCACTGCCACAAAAAGATGGCTCCATGCTATCCATGCCACTTGAAGATATGTCCCCTCTTTTATCACTGGAGGAACTAAAGGAAAACATGTGCGTTCCGCTTCATCCCGCATCACTTTCTGCCCGGCAGGATGGCACAGAATGA
- a CDS encoding glycosyltransferase family 2 protein → MAANDQAVKVSVIIPVYNAAVYISECLNSVLQQCHQDLEILLVDDGSTDHSVRVIKSYQDKRIKLICSANKGVSSARNIGIRASTGNYLFFLDADDSLPETAISELVEALRINNSDISIGSYVQFSSASAELEKTIYPDNRTLDRNAIFQYICQYLEAPNKSPLFVFSWGRLYSADLIKNNQVYFNEHLSTFEDVQFNLDLLKFIDNISYTPKIVYRHRLHPLNKSATTQWKKSPEELFGFVAPVLSCTDLLKDELGNVKALRLVEQCLCSYTIIQLIRLCGGLKLSSFYLIYRYIKQLVNTDWLVSAIQNYKAAAGNSTLIPAQIARRRPLMVLIACYLHARKRYR, encoded by the coding sequence ATGGCAGCCAATGATCAAGCAGTGAAAGTCTCAGTAATTATCCCGGTCTATAACGCCGCTGTTTATATCTCAGAATGCCTCAATAGCGTTCTTCAGCAGTGCCATCAAGACCTGGAGATTCTTTTAGTAGATGATGGTTCAACCGACCACAGTGTGCGTGTAATTAAAAGCTATCAAGACAAACGAATAAAGCTTATCTGCTCAGCCAATAAAGGCGTATCCAGCGCCCGTAATATTGGAATCAGGGCATCGACCGGAAACTATCTGTTTTTTCTGGATGCTGATGACAGCCTGCCTGAGACCGCTATTTCTGAGCTCGTTGAAGCTCTACGAATCAACAACAGCGATATAAGTATTGGCAGCTACGTCCAGTTCAGTTCAGCCTCCGCAGAGCTGGAGAAAACTATTTATCCTGACAACAGAACCTTAGACCGCAACGCAATTTTCCAGTACATCTGCCAATACCTTGAAGCCCCCAACAAGTCACCTTTATTCGTTTTCTCCTGGGGACGCTTATACAGCGCTGATCTGATAAAAAACAATCAGGTATATTTTAATGAACACCTGTCCACATTCGAAGATGTTCAATTCAATCTTGATTTACTCAAGTTCATAGACAATATCAGCTATACCCCTAAGATAGTCTACCGACATAGACTCCACCCCCTGAACAAGTCTGCTACGACTCAGTGGAAAAAGTCACCAGAGGAGCTTTTTGGTTTTGTGGCACCGGTATTGTCATGTACGGATCTGCTCAAAGATGAACTGGGTAATGTCAAAGCTCTTAGACTTGTTGAGCAGTGTCTATGCTCTTATACGATCATTCAGCTTATTCGGCTTTGCGGAGGCCTGAAGCTTTCAAGCTTTTACCTAATTTACCGATATATTAAACAATTGGTAAATACAGATTGGTTAGTGTCAGCAATCCAAAATTACAAAGCTGCTGCCGGGAATAGCACTCTTATCCCAGCCCAGATCGCGCGGAGGCGTCCATTAATGGTGTTAATCGCCTGCTATCTACACGCTCGCAAACGTTACAGGTAG